Within the Miscanthus floridulus cultivar M001 chromosome 17, ASM1932011v1, whole genome shotgun sequence genome, the region ggactaccacgcattgaccagatagttgactcgacagcaggatctgcgttattatcttttctcgattgctattcagggtatcatcagatcgcactaaaagaagaagaccagagcaaaacatctttcatcaccccgtttggtgcctactgttacaagaccatgtcgtttgggctaaaaaacgctggcgccacgtaccaaagagctatccagacttgccttgggaatcaaatcggtaaaaatgtggaagcatacgtggacgacgtggtggtgaaaacaaaagaCCCAGACACCCTAATTGAAGACTTACAGCAAACGTTCGAAaatttgaagaaatggagatggaaattgaatccaaataaatgtgtatttggagttccctcagggcaactactcggatttttggtcagtcaacgcggaatcgaagccagcaccaagcaaattcgagccataacagaaatgggcccacctagaagtgtcaaagatgtgcagaaactaacaggatgcatggcggccctcaaccgtttcatatcaagactcggcgaaaaggggttgcctttctttaaactactaaagaagacagacaagttcgagtggacaatagaagccgacgaagctttcaaaaaacttaaagaatacctcacttcatcgcctatcctgacacctccaaagaaagatgaagatatgatgctatatatcgcggcaactcccacagtaatcagcacagcaatagtcatagaaagagaagaacaagggcgtgcgtataaagtacaacgtccagtatactacatcagcgaagtactgtcagaatccaaaatccggtacccacatgtacaaaaactactctacgctttaCTCATTACCTCTCGGAAGCTTCGCcattatttcgaaagccacaagattactgtagtgacagattttccactcggagacatcctacacaacaaagacgccacagggcgcatatccaagtgggcagttgaaattggagctctggacatcattttcaccccacggaaagcaatcaaatcccaagccctcgccgatttcgtggccgaatggacagagatccaacagcccttatcagatacaatcctcgaccattggaagatgtactttgatggatcactcaaactaggcggggccggagcgggcgttctcctcatttctccagaaggaaaacaactcaagtacgtccttcagatattatggcaagctacaaataacgaagcagaatatgaagccctcatccacgggctacgagtcgcgattaccctcggaataaaaagattactcgtatacggcgactcagcagtggtcatcaaccaagtcaacaaagattgggactgcaccaaagaaaacatgggtgcttattgtgccgaaatacggaaacttgaaaaacacttccaaggattagaaattctacacgttctacgcgattccaacattgcagcagatgtccttgccaagctcggatcagacagagcaaaggttccacccggcgtattcatagaggagctatcagttccctccatcaaacaacccggtgaaacaacacatgaaattcaggctaaaggcgttcagatcttgataatcagCACTTCATGGactcaagttttcatcgactatatcaaagaaaacaaactaccagcagataaggcagaagccacccaagtaattcgcagaagcaaaaactacgttctagtaggagataaactttacagaagagcagcatcatcaggagtactcctaaaatgtgtttcgtttcaagaaggtaaagagatcctagacgaaatacactcaggttgctgtggaaatcatgccgcttcaaggacactagttggcaaagcttttcgcaccggattctactggccaaccgctttgaaagacgcagaagagcttgtcaaaaaatgcaaaggttgccaaatgtttgcaagacaagcccatgtaccagctcacaatctcatctgcatcccacccgcttggcctttttcctgctgggggctagatcaagtaggacccctaaaaaaagcaaaaggcggcttcgagtacatctttgtggcaatcgacaagtttaccaagtggattgaatacaaaccactagcGAAATACAGCGCGacaaaagcagtcgagttcatccaagacattatgcaccgcttcggcatgccaaatcgaatcatcacagacctAGGCtcacccttcacagctacagaattcaaaagctgggctcaagactgtggtttcagtatagactatgcgtccgttgcacatccagaagccaacggacaagtagaaagagctaatggactcatactagccggattaaaaccaaggttatacgaagaactagtggactatgggtccaaatggattgaagaactaccgaaagtagtgtggggactacgaactcaaataagcagagcaacaggccactcacctttcttcctagtttacgggtcagaggccgtactacccgccgacttgatctggacatccccaaaaatagaacaatatgatgaaggagaagcagaacacacaagaagattagaactcgacagctcagaagaaatcagaataaacgctaccctccaatcagctagatacctacaaggtttaagacggcactacaacaagagtacccaacctcgatcactacaagtcggagacttagtgctaagaaggatacaaaagactgatggacgacataagctactcagtccttgggaaggcccgttcattgtcacaaaagtcaccggacccggcacatacaagttaatgaccgaagatggaaaagaagtcagcaatacatggcacatcagccagctaagaagattccatgcataaaaacaactcaggaaaaaacagacatgcaagccacaagggacctacgttcacaatcaacgaaagacaatactcttcaaaaacatatgtatcagttcatactcatgatcaataaagatgatattcatccacagcatgtcttgtcatgacttccaacgagttgttttcacgaaacaaaaagcaaaatggctgaaaatatgcctgagcatcccggccgagagcaaaatagctgaaaagacgcttgagcccgccgatgagggtagctaaaagctaacacccgaaacaaaaagcaaaatggctgaaaacatgcctgagcatcccggccgagagcaaaatagctgaaaagacgcttgagctcgccgatgagggtagctaaaagctaacacccgaaacaaaaagcaaaacggctgaaaatatgcctgagcatcccggccgagagcaaaatagctgaaaagacgcttgagctcgccgatgagggtagctaaaagctaaacacccgaaacaaaaagcaaaatggctgaaattatgcctgagcatcccggccgagagcaaaatagctgaaaagacgcttgagcccgccgatgagggtagctaaaagctaacacccgaaacaaaaagcaaaatggctgaaaacatgcctgagcatcccggccgagagcaaaatagctgaaaagacgcttgagctcgccgatgagggtagctaaaagctaacacccgaaacaaaaagcaaaatggctgaaaatatgcctgagcatcccggccgagagcaaaatagctgaaaagacacttgagctcgccgatgagggtagctaaaagctaacacccgaaacaaaaagcaaaatgactgaaattatgcctaagcatcccggccgagagcaaaatagctgaaaagatgcttgagctcgccgatgagggtagctaaaagctaacacccgaaacaaaaagcaaattggccAAGTCGACCGAAGTCTAACTttaaaagaccctccagcacttcgttccgaaaagaaagaggctcgggggctacaactagATGGGTGTGTCTTTTCTTCAAAAGAGCACAAgcaccactcaagaaagcactcggatgccgaagtttatcGAAGCtgcattctataccgagtcgttttacatagtgcGGGCGAAAGGTTGCTTACgtgaagatctacatctaacaaagtcatcacacggacaaagcactcgacgaatcACAAAAGGAATGATAAAAGAAAGGTACCCGACAAATCAAGGGGCCCCATAAGAATAACACATAGAGccgttttgcggagcagagacgggaacagaacaaggcactcaacaagtcaaataacttcaaccgcacccaagcaaagaatacatcaacaagaataaagaatcttcattcaaaaaaaggagtgtaatattacaaggggatgctcaagcgagtcaggcattgtcatcagagaGGGAAAGGTCGATATTTAGACCATCTACaatcctactggctagatcttcgacctcaggctccatcttttcaacggcgtcaagatattcttggctttcagcttcttccgcTATCTTCGAGAGAGGTGCCtccggagcaaggacccggacctgggccagcacatttttggtacatacttgggcgcacctcttcgcgaactcttggaaacgagtcggaatccgaggaatgaactgcgcccaagattgcccgtcatccgccgaAGTCCGGAGGACGTCGGCtaccgaacgaaaagatttccacaaggcattccaattttcggtagccgtcgccagcttcccagataggccttcaatggttttttgggcctgcacaagatctctgtcagctccacgcctaatcagcctagcaagggcgagttcttcctcagcgtgagtatttacctcctcagctctattatgactagaacggacaagggccttcatttcatcaatactctccgagagtttctgtttctcaactcggagagctagaacagaacaccaaagaacatgtcagcagaaaaagaagtcaaaatacaagaaggaacagacagaacccgcggcacctttgttttctttcttcgcagactccaccgcagcatctctctgtttctccgtctccacaacccgggcgcgaagggctttttcctccttttggtgcaactgacgctccgtctccaactcagcccggagaaggccaagatcggctttcagagcgtccacctccgaagacaacttcctctcattttcagatgagaaaaagaagctggaatgatcacgagaaaaagactgaacagaaagaggcaaagagaaacgggGCGTAagaatagaagaaaaacaagcatacaAAAGAAAAGTGGCAGTAAaatttacctggagcttttcaccaaaagaagtcgcgagggtcgacaagctcccccaggctgcggtcagctccgataaccgatgagtggcatcgaattgttgcaccacgtcatcggacagagaagggccgccggaggcaaaagaaggggaaagagaagccggccggggcgaagcaggagcgaccagagcaacctccagggaagccggagccaaatccCCAGAAGAACTCGGCGCGACGGCCAcggttacctccggagcgaccaagcccgcaactccgccaggtagctctgaagcccccgccgcaacttcatcaacagaatgttgcgAGTCTCGAAGCTCAggactcgttggcacggcgggaagcagagaagaagtcgatggagAAATTAAAGAAGACGAAGCACTGAAAAAGtaataaaaggaagcaccaataagaaccagaggaaggaagataaaagccaaaaagatgaagcaagaatctactcaccTGGCTACTTTTTTCctcgcgaagccaagagaaggcctcgcagggggaaccacgacggcgaagacgtccccgtcaCCCatcgacgggagcgggacagccgacaacggagccacggaagaagccggagctggagccgtggaagaactccgcaccggaggagcagtACAGCTCGGGGCAGAAGAAGCCAAAGAACTCGACCACGGAGCTTCGGAAGAAGTCGGCGCAAGAGtatcggaagaactcacacccgacctccgattacttcaaaaaagttcaagactaagattaaaaacaaagagaagaaattcaatgcgacaagaatatgaaaaacaactcaccgccgcgtgataaggggaacttcatcatcctcttcttcctcagccagcgaaaccagagcacccgctgaaaaaagaGACGAAAAGTACTCGgctcaagagagaaacatgaaaataaaagaacaaaaagtactaaatgtgctcacctaagagcatgctagcaacaactggagtacctgaaggagtacttggtttgcgaggcttcttggagacaggcaagctagatgaagacccgtccattcgtCCCCTCTTCGGGACGCTGCGAgggccgcgagggactagacgaggaacatactcttcatatacatcatcagataccccaggaagggctgtaaaagtttgagacttactaattacaGAAGTACCGGCTAAATGATCCCCAGcctccgccacagcagggagaacatcaaggcggatcggatcaacaaagttccgACCGAGCACCTACAAAGAAAAGACAAAACACCAAGACGAAGAAAaactaagcaagaacggacgcagaaagagtacataaagaactcaaataaaaagaaaaaggaggatagacaactcacagctgggggcgggttgttggccgagtactcagggacggcaggaggaatgacgctcactcctttcagcatcttctggagacgctcgagtacctcctcaccggtcagctcaagagctggaacCATGCGCGAagaatcctcggccccagaatactcaaagccgagatgtccccgctctttcaagggctgaacccgacggcgaagaaaacttgagacaataccaaagccggtcaatccttgctgtttcagcgtactaatcctatcaaggagaggTTGGATCGCCTGAATCTCAGCAGGAGACTCAAGCTTTTTGTCCCACCGGTCGTtcgccacaggaccagatccggagtggacaacaagagaagggatcaaattggcagcgtaaaaccactcggcgcgccaatccttgacggaatcgaccaggtcataatcaaaaaacttgattttaagaccctggcgaaactgaatcccgcaaccgccaaggacactggtttcctcgcggcggggttgaggtttcaggcgaaagaaaaaacgaaaaagagatagagaaggaggaattccaaggaaggcttcacaaagatggacaaaaacagaaagatggagaacggcattgggggttagatggttcaaactaaccccgaaatacccaagaaactgatgaaggaagacagaagcaggGAGACAGAGACCAGCGCGGACAAAagagacaaaaaggacaatctcaccaggaccaagagccggaacccgatgctcgcccggaactctccattcagcgatgactttgttctggatcaagccatcgctaacgagctcgcgcagctggtcttcgctggttgttggagccggccaaaccttctgagccgccctcatggccacgaactcctggttttcgatcaaagaaagcgacgactcctcgtccacaaaagtcgcctgagatttgcttgcggtcttcttctttcccatgaattggcggaagcaacaaaggtgctaagGAGGATTAAGCTAGGACGATGGAGCTCGGGCGataacgacaatgacggcggcggttttctgagaactagggtttaaaggaaagagctgggtgacaagggaaagaagataaaaggtctttaaatagatttctcagtgatacaaacggcccatgaggcccgttaaagcacatcgTGGGAaaacaacggtccatttaccgacgcagctaaaacaacggagggcacgaatccacacaacggtacgaaccaacgagcagatttcagacttatccgcgcagcaacacagcagggttatcagatgaccacaggaacaactcgttgaaccaagaagaaagaaggggctacctcacgagtaacaaaagaacccggttatgtaagaaggAACTCGGTTGTCTCATgaatgacagggatcacaacagaagaatcaaagacaactcagaagacaagactcgttacattacaagcgacttcaaaaatagaagattacaaaccctacaagacccaacgaactcggcaccacgaaaagcaaagtagcaaagaggaacacggacacgactaggctctggaacgactacgtgtcccaaattgctactcggaaggacagaccgccatcagctacactgttttcttcaaaggacgaacgcagtgcatccaaggcggaaatcggcagcacggcagggcaacatggagcagagaaggccggcgggcatctgtctacccaagaccgatgtgatgctggatatggtgttgatctgcaccggacggtctcaagacaggcgacgaggatcaacccagaactgccggatgaaggaacgaagcccacatcacaagacttcctccaactaccaccacgtacatcctggcacaatgctgtcgcgggattagcctacctctaatccctatcacaaaacttcctccagctacgacaagacacacaggaactacaaaatacgcccgggggctgctctacttcacaaactaccatgttcacaaccaagaaggtttcaacagaatgtccaatggatgaaaacaagcactccgggacggtatttataggccaaaggatcggcgcacatggaccaggagcaccaacgaaataagaccaacaaaggacacagtgaaaagacaggactcagtaatggacgactcaggcgagaagaaacagtactcgaagacgggcatattcggaggaatatactagcacagtacaacccgtgaacaaaaggcatttacgctcaaccaccacaatacaactacatctggcaacagcagactatcaaagaatacgccaagacctcgcatccgagttcttcctgaaacaaaaagaacccggacataagctcggaggctacatgccgcgaaactactcggataacgaaataatccaagtctcggagactacttcagaacacaaattcttcaaacaacataaaagatcaagatcctccaactttttgttccaaatagcaagaggatcgggggctacactcagtgagtgcactttttcctcgaaaaagcgcacgtcaccaaaagatttcctcaacacagaccacttcaagacaagatcctccagctccttgttccaaatagcaagaggctcgggggctacaactagatgggtgtattttttcttcaaaaagcactcgcgACTCAaggatcccaagaagcgctacaaggtttcactccagaaagcactcggatgacattttgttcctactcaaccaGATTTGAAGGagcagagcgagactttcagagctcaaccatgaagtgctcgggggcttatcgacgcgggacccataggataccccgcaaaggacagagaagatctagtctaactaggattcttcccctgtaatcttagtagtataactattaagcaatcctactaggatatctcaatataaaccgactaggactctggcctcctgactatataaaggagggcagggctcctaagacgGAGAGGacgattgtacaacacaacacttgacgatcaatccaacgcaaaggctaaggccgactggacgtaaggttattactcgatctacgatcgagggcctgaaccagaataaatcgactgtgtcttgcgttaaccatcgagttcggcacacgccgaagcccgaacatactgccccgggtacccccgtggcaggctattggtggtaaaacatcgacaagtCCTTCCTTATTTTTGACTAACACATTACAAACGTGCACATGCAGTAGACGAAGCACTTGGACTTTTGACCCTTGGTCGCTTAGTATATCGGCTTGAGGAGTAGACATGCCATGCGAAACTGCCGATGCAACTGGAGTATCGGATCCTTGAGTCTCATGGAGTCAATGTCCACAGCCGATTCTATTTCGGGAGAGGCTATTGACATGTGTATGGAACCAATTCGCCGATCACGTATATGCAACCAGTCTGCCAGCCACGTATATGCACATATATCTTCTATACGCCAACTTGATCCTGATTCCGGCCCGCTTCCTTTTCTTTACATTTCCTCAAGGCGCACATCTCCTGGACTCCTGCTGCACGCACCTGTTGCTGCATCTCATATTGGAGTTGGAAACTCATAATATGACCGGCTAATTTGGAATTATTCTATTTGGCGTAAATTCGACGGCCGTGTAGTACGTCCAGCAACGCATCCCGGACCTTCTCCACAACAGCAGCACATGGCCGGAGAATAGCAGATCAATGGCACGTTGCAAACTTGAGGTATTGAACTCTTGCATCTCCACAGCGCACACGGTCGTCTACTGTTGAGGTATCTTTGCTAGCGACAGCTCCACCCGAGCTGGTCACGTCGCGTCTGCCAGGTCAAGTGGCTTCATCACCTGATGCATCAGCTGAAGTGGAAACTGAGCCAGTACTAGCACCCCCAGCCGATCTCTATATATCTGGACTCTTGATTCTTGACTGCTTGTAGTAAAAGACATCATCGGCTTTTATTGACATACGTGCCATCGGCTGTCATAAGTTGAAGTTTTTTTAGCTTAACGATGGATTTGATGTGCCCCTTGAATGTGTGCAGCTCCCTGGACCTGACTACATCGGCGTACTTTGTGACCTGCTCGGCGAGCTCTGACAGTTCATGGCAGTCCTGGTTGTCGTCGCCGAAGAAGTCGGGATTGACGATAGCCTGGTTGAGGCTGTGCAACATCCTCTGCACCGTGCCAGCGCTTCTCGTTCATCCTCGCCATAGTTGGCCAACATGGTACTCAAGATCATGCTCAACTCGAATTCTTCATATGATGCTCGATGCATTCGGGGCCATATTCACTGCAATGTTGATGTCCGTCTTCCTCAGTGTCGACATGTTGTTCACGCCATCGCTGGCATGCCGTAGATGTGTCATGATCTCGTACTTGCACTTTAGGAACATCCTGGTGGATCCATCTACCTTGTTGATTGGACTGTCCATCGCCGGTCTTGTTCTCCATGTTGTCGTGTCGCAGTGGATCGAACAGCGGCAGGAGACCGATGAACTGCCATGGTCTGTTGGTGCTTTTCTTTTCTCAGAGACCTATTGGGACGATAAGCCCACAGAGCGAAAGTCGTTGTCGGCGTAGCTTGCTGATCAGCACGTGGATCTTTTCTCGGCACTCCGACATGGCAGATGATCTGCTCGGGGTCCACATCATTCTCCTTTTGGACTTGTTCTTTGTtacgtgaccatgcttcatcggcCATTAGCTTCTCAATAAAAAAAACTTCACGTATTTTGAGAAGCACGTACCATGCATGGACGTATACACATTTGCTAGCTTATTCCATTATATGTCAACGTATATGTATGCATGATAACGTGAAGAGATTTGCTAGCTTCATAGCCGATTCTTTCTTTTTTTAGGAAGTGACCAGTTAATTATTCTTATCGGCTCAACTCCTTTGCCATGAGTTTGAACAATGGGAATATTTATTATTCAGCCAACGATCACTGCTCAAAAATTTTCAGTTGATGACGAGGCAATTTGAAGAAGTATCTCctcagtagggatgaaaacggtacggatatttttcgaccgtattcgaaaccaaattcgtttagaggggttgagaactgtccgtatccgagtccggatatccaatatccgataccgtatctttatccgaatactcaaatcgcatatttatgatgtcgatatcgaatcgtatcatatccgacatagttgacactatccgtattcgaatccaaatccggacagaaatatgaaaacaaatgtaatatcagtgatatccgtccgtatctgatccgttttcatccctactcctcAGTCTATCGGCTATTTATAGTAGCTTGCAAGCCTGCACAAACCTGTGTTCGGTCTCCACGTCTGTTTGTCGTGCGAACATATGCAAAGAATACTTAACTATCTCCATGCAAAATTTCCATTTATCTCTTCACACATACGCACTCCATGCCGTAATATACTTGGAGTCCGATATTACGTCATCAGCGGTCGGCTTTTTGCCTATTTTAATAGTCGATGAATAAATCCAAGGCAAATTACCTATATGAATCACATAGTTCCGGCTCCAGTTATCTTGTGCTGATTTTATTTCTTGCCCAGACCCAACCATGCTTAATCATTGTGAATAGTTCTCTTGTAAAATCCATGTCAGCAAGTTGCCCTCGAGCCGAACTCAAGCCAAGTTCAGCTACTATAGTATCTGAATTAGTATGCTTGGACATATCAACAAGAGCTCGATTATCTTTTCCTTTAGTATTCCGTAAATCATCGGCTTTATGTCCTTGTCGATCGGCTACAGACTTCATCAACTTATATGGTCTGACTAATTATCTTGAGATTCTATCAGCTTGATGTCTGTGCATTCTCACTCCGATTTGAAAGCTAATAGAATATCCATAAAGAAGCCATCAAATTTTTTGCAGATCAGCCACCATATCAATGCTATTTAAATATGCTCCGAACACTTCTCAATACTTCACCGATGTTTAGCCGATGCCATATAATCATACTCTAGATCTATGACTTAATGCAGCATGATGACAACGGTAGCACTTCAGTAATCTTCCATAGGATGCTTCATGATTATCTATCTGGCCATCTTTGTGCACGCTTAGCCAAATAGGACAATAATCACTTAGCGGTGGAGTGCAGGAGCAGCAGCTTTTAATCTTCTTAAGCTTATCAACCAGGATGTCAACGTGTTGCCATATGCCACAACCAGCCTCATGTAGATGACACGTACAGAAGAATTGGCTTGCAGGCTTCGTGCAATGGCAAATCTCAGTGATATCGAAGATGTTCCCAGAATAGTCTCAAAGATTCAGCTCAAATATTTAATGATTAATTTGGTTGACTTCCGATCAGACGATTGTGGTCTCACTAGACGTGCCAAAAAACGTGTTGATACAAAAATGTGGTAATGTGATCAACACGTAACAAGCCAGAagaatctgcttgatggagcaaggctggagatccgcttggcttcaaacaTAGGACCGGTCGGCTTTGAGGCcggagacgtgccagtcaatttgaccctacaattataCGACTTTGAAAGCCAATAAATAAGgccatcgactaaatagtcgatatccagcatatCCATCAAagaaagatctttaaatcaaggatgaTCGACTAATATTAAATAATAATGACGTAAATCAAAATAACCGATTCTCATGGATTATGGCAGATTCATGGTGACTGATTAATCGagacaaaaacaagtacaatACAACCAATTATAAAGATC harbors:
- the LOC136515670 gene encoding uncharacterized protein, whose protein sequence is MGKKKTASKSQATFVDEESSLSLIENQEFVAMRAAQKVWPAPTTSEDQLRELVSDGLIQNKVIAEWRVPGEHRVPALGPGEIVLFVSFVRAGLCLPASVFLHQFLGYFGVSLNHLTPNAVLHLSVFVHLCEAFLGIPPSLSLFRFFFRLKPQPRREETSVLGGCGIQFRQGLKIKFFDYDLVDSVKDWRAEWFYAANLIPSLVVHSGSGPVANDRWDKKLESPAEIQAIQPLLDRISTLKQQGLTGFGIVSSFLRRRVQPLKERGHLGFEYSGAEDSSRMVPALELTGEEVLERLQKMLKGVSVIPPAVPEYSANNPPPAVLGRNFVDPIRLDVLPAVAEAGDHLAGTSVIIPRGPRSVPKRGRMDGSSSSLPVSKKPRKPSTPSAPASSVAPLSAVPLPSMGDGDVFAVVVPPARPSLGFARKKVASASSSLISPSTSSLLPAVPTSPELRDSQHSVDEVAAGASELPGGVAGLVAPEVTVAVAPSSSGDLAPASLEVALVAPASPRPASLSPSFASGGPSLSDDVVQQFDATHRLSELTAAWGSLSTLATSFGEKLQSFSRDHSSFFFSSENERKLSSEVDALKADLGLLRAELETERQLHQKEEKALRARVVETEKQRDAAVESAKKENKALRVEKQKLSESIDEMKALVRSSHNRAEEAQKTIEGLSGKLATATENWNALWKSFRSVADVLRTSADDGQSWAQFIPRIPTRFQEFAKRCAQVCTKNVLAQVRVLAPEAPLSKIAEEAESQEYLDAVEKMEPEVEDLASRIVDGLNIDLSLSDDNA